One window of the Acaryochloris sp. CCMEE 5410 genome contains the following:
- a CDS encoding IS630 family transposase (programmed frameshift), which yields MPDKYIVTLTPEERSELMQLTRRGTLSARKMKRAQILMLADKGHKDDTITQMLNAGISTVHRTRQKFVEGGVEFALNERPRPGGQKKLDSKAEALLIATACSDPPTGCCRWTMQLLAERLVELNVVESLSDETVRRTLGKKQLKPWLKEQWCFSTVGADFVWRMENVLDLYAQPYHPEEPVVCFDERPCQLIGETRVPRPPKPGRPQRYDHEYERKGTCNIFGFFQPLKSWRHLKVTEHRKSEDFGVCMQYLVDGLFPDAQQVHVVLDNLNTHTPAALYKTFKPDEALRILSRIQFHYTPKHGSWLNMVEFEFSALSRQCLNRRIPDIEKLRHEVTAWEQRRNRDKTTVNWLFTVDDARTKLSRLYPQTTLS from the exons ATGCCTGATAAATATATTGTGACGCTAACGCCTGAAGAACGCAGTGAGCTGATGCAACTCACCCGACGTGGAACCTTGTCAGCGCGAAAAATGAAACGAGCCCAGATTTTGATGTTGGCAGATAAGGGACACAAAGACGACACCATTACTCAAATGCTCAATGCAGGCATCTCTACCGTGCATCGTACTCGCCAGAAATTTGTGGAAGGTGGTGTGGAGTTCGCCCTCAATGAGCGTCCCAGGCCAGGGGGGCAAAAGAAGCTCGATAGCAAAGCAGAGGCCTTGCTCATTGCGACAGCTTGTAGCGACCCACCTACCGGTTGTTGCCGGTGGACCATGCAGCTATTGGCAGAACGGCTAGTTGAACTCAACGTCGTCGAAAGCCTATCGGATGAAACGGTGCGACGCACGCTCG GAAAAAAACAGCTTAAGCCGTGGCTAAAAGAGCAGTGGTGTTTTTCTACTGTAGGCGCAGACTTTGTTTGGCGGATGGAGAACGTTCTAGATTTGTATGCCCAACCCTACCATCCTGAGGAGCCTGTTGTTTGTTTTGATGAACGGCCTTGCCAACTGATTGGCGAAACCCGGGTGCCCCGTCCACCAAAGCCCGGTCGTCCCCAACGCTACGACCATGAATATGAGCGCAAGGGCACTTGTAATATATTTGGCTTTTTTCAACCGCTTAAAAGTTGGCGACATTTGAAGGTGACTGAGCATCGAAAAAGTGAGGACTTTGGGGTGTGCATGCAGTATCTAGTAGATGGTCTGTTTCCTGATGCTCAACAAGTGCACGTTGTCTTAGACAATCTCAACACCCATACTCCCGCTGCACTCTACAAAACCTTCAAACCTGATGAAGCTTTGAGGATTCTCAGTCGCATCCAGTTTCACTACACTCCAAAACATGGCAGTTGGCTCAATATGGTTGAGTTTGAGTTTTCGGCTCTTTCTAGGCAGTGCTTAAATCGACGAATTCCTGATATTGAAAAACTCCGGCATGAGGTCACTGCATGGGAACAAAGGCGTAACCGAGATAAAACGACGGTTAATTGGTTATTTACAGTGGATGATGCACGAACTAAACTCAGCCGACTCTATCCCCAAACTACCCTGTCATAA
- a CDS encoding Mu transposase domain-containing protein, whose protein sequence is MYDELCDHYRLEPTRNNKGIAHENGSIESPHGHLKNRIKQAIYLRGSADFTSVAEYQALIDAQVAKLNQQCQTKYEQEKEHLQPLPKYRTPDYEVLTAKVSKRSTIDVRCILYTVPSRLIGRQLELHLYHDRIVGYLERHPVVELPRKRVSGKGKRRDRCINYRHVIGSMRLKPRAFIYCTWQSDLLPNPEYRQIWKQLKAQFDLEQAAKSSLKVSILLQFKIKSRP, encoded by the coding sequence TTGTACGACGAACTGTGTGACCACTATCGGCTAGAACCCACTCGTAACAACAAAGGTATAGCCCATGAAAACGGTTCAATCGAGTCTCCCCATGGTCATTTGAAGAACCGAATTAAGCAGGCGATCTATCTGCGCGGCAGTGCAGATTTTACGAGCGTTGCTGAATATCAAGCCTTGATTGATGCACAGGTCGCCAAGTTAAATCAGCAGTGCCAAACCAAGTATGAGCAGGAAAAAGAGCATCTGCAACCCTTACCTAAATATCGAACCCCTGACTATGAAGTGCTCACGGCCAAAGTCAGCAAACGCAGCACCATTGATGTCCGCTGCATTCTATACACCGTTCCTTCTCGGCTAATTGGCCGTCAATTGGAACTGCATCTATACCACGACCGGATTGTCGGCTATCTGGAACGACACCCGGTTGTGGAACTGCCAAGAAAACGCGTCAGTGGCAAAGGCAAACGTCGAGACCGTTGCATCAACTATCGCCATGTGATTGGTTCAATGCGATTGAAGCCTCGTGCTTTTATCTATTGCACCTGGCAATCAGACCTACTTCCCAATCCTGAATACCGCCAAATTTGGAAACAGCTCAAAGCTCAATTTGACCTGGAGCAGGCTGCCAAATCATCGTTGAAGGTCTCTATATTGCTGCAGTTCAAGATAAAGAGCAGGCCGTAG
- a CDS encoding Spy/CpxP family protein refolding chaperone, whose amino-acid sequence MKFRAVYLLAALPLLIPIGNGLNIATESLFPSYAIAQETTEKPNKEEFKKRRREQFRQQLNLSPEQAAEIDQIREQNKQDKQAKREALRAARDKMQTLMGSDATDDELRAQHRVLQDLRRDMGEARFETKLKIRQVLTPEQRTKMAEFKKQRKGRWGRRHGRRHHRPGSAQGE is encoded by the coding sequence ATGAAATTCCGTGCTGTTTATTTACTGGCTGCTTTACCACTATTAATCCCCATAGGGAATGGTTTGAATATTGCGACCGAATCCTTGTTTCCTAGCTACGCAATTGCACAAGAGACAACTGAAAAACCAAATAAGGAAGAGTTCAAAAAACGTCGACGAGAGCAGTTCCGTCAGCAACTGAATCTCAGCCCAGAGCAAGCCGCAGAAATTGATCAGATTCGAGAGCAGAATAAACAGGATAAGCAAGCAAAACGAGAAGCCTTGCGAGCTGCTAGAGACAAAATGCAGACCTTGATGGGTAGTGATGCAACTGATGATGAATTGAGAGCCCAACATCGAGTTTTACAAGACTTGCGCCGTGACATGGGTGAAGCCCGATTTGAAACCAAACTAAAGATTCGACAAGTTCTCACACCTGAGCAACGAACTAAAATGGCAGAGTTCAAGAAGCAAAGAAAAGGCCGTTGGGGGCGCCGCCATGGTCGTCGACATCATAGACCAGGAAGCGCTCAAGGGGAATAG
- a CDS encoding ABC transporter permease: protein MPQKLDLSLSHNRSFPLVQEIWFDSLTIFWGEWLDLRVRVKQIIASGMVSPIIYILAFGLGLGNSLGKPTVGDTYLEFILPGMIALSSMTICFAGTTFSICGDRLYSKTFEELLLLPIHPLALYLGKVMAGVARGLLTSSAVIVIAILSTGKIFGFLNPLFLLLLILNCSVFAGLGVIAGLNVSSIESVGLYNNFLIVPMSFLGGTFFDPSSLPIYFKALLYALPLTYTSLGLRAAAYLPLQQFPWFTLPILLSMALILAIIGAHQFSHQQD from the coding sequence ATGCCCCAAAAACTAGATTTATCTCTAAGCCATAATCGTTCGTTTCCCCTTGTCCAAGAGATATGGTTTGACAGCTTAACCATTTTTTGGGGGGAATGGCTAGATTTGCGTGTAAGGGTCAAGCAAATCATTGCCTCTGGTATGGTTTCTCCGATCATCTACATTTTGGCTTTCGGGTTGGGCTTAGGGAATTCTTTAGGCAAACCAACTGTGGGGGACACCTATCTGGAGTTTATCCTGCCAGGTATGATTGCCCTTTCGTCGATGACGATTTGTTTTGCTGGTACTACTTTCTCTATTTGTGGCGATAGGTTGTATAGCAAAACCTTTGAAGAGCTTTTGTTGCTGCCCATACATCCATTAGCCCTCTATCTTGGGAAAGTCATGGCTGGTGTTGCACGAGGATTGCTAACATCATCGGCCGTGATCGTAATCGCGATTCTTAGTACAGGTAAGATATTCGGCTTTTTGAATCCGCTGTTCTTGCTCTTGCTGATCTTAAACTGCTCGGTGTTTGCTGGACTAGGTGTTATTGCAGGTCTAAACGTATCCTCAATCGAAAGCGTTGGGCTCTATAACAATTTTCTGATCGTACCAATGTCATTTTTAGGGGGAACTTTCTTTGACCCGAGTAGTTTGCCAATATACTTTAAGGCACTTCTTTACGCTCTACCTTTAACCTACACTAGCCTAGGGTTAAGGGCTGCTGCCTATTTACCATTACAGCAATTCCCTTGGTTTACTCTACCCATCTTACTCAGTATGGCCTTGATCCTTGCCATAATTGGAGCTCACCAGTTCTCCCATCAACAAGACTAA